attaattatgtcATTATCGGCTAAATCGTCTGTTgattggtctaatagcgttgacgtgctTTTCGGATCCTTACAGACTTGATataaaaatagattttcaatctattcaaTGATCAATCAAGACAAGTATCTAGAAAATACAGAGAACTTACAACTTACCATCTTTTGTAACAAGTTCCATTTTTCCGACATAGTCATAAAAACAACTACATCCTACAGTGTCTAtctctctgatctcaacaccttctctgcttccctccataaaatcaactcttctccttcattttgtgaccgaagcaagactggaatggtcatttcttgatttagaccagaattgtacagattgatctctcgaatctaaagtacccaTGTACAGTACATTTGTTGAGAGTGTAGATTCATTTTTCATCAACCTACCCACTTCTACTCTTTTATCCAGAATcattttttaccctactacaaccCCACTCTAGCGAGTTAATTTTATACCTAAGATATTCTCCTCAATCTCTTTTTTCAATTTCGTGTTCCTAGGTTTAGATATTTTGGCAATTATATTAGGACTAAGGCAAAAACGTGGAGAGTTTTTTAAGCCAATAAATTAGCTAGGTCAAGGCGTCAGACTTTCGCTAGGCAACATTATCCTATTCAAATAGGCATTTCGCTGTGTCGCCCTTGTTCATTAGATTTCTCTGTTGGGAACTTGCAAGACTGAAAGTGAACCAAACTAAAGATAAAAATGAAGATGCATAAGTTAAAAGATCATCACATATGTTACAGTAGCTCCTACGTAGTACTCTCCTGTGTACGATATTTAAGATTATCAAAAAGAGTTTGTTGTATTCACTGCCACCCTATTTGGATTCTTATGACAAATATAGTACGATTGCTAGTTTACTAGGGAAGCTCATAGATTTCGCTTTGCACTTGGATTCACTGATGTAATAAGAGTGTAAGGTCACATCTACTATATCTATCTCTGTTATCATCTTTCTGGTAGTAGTGCCTTCCACTTTCATAATTTTCACCCTATCTCCTCAGTGCATGCATGTATGAATACGAGGTCTGTTTTCAAATATCCCTGCCAACTTAACTTTAGTCCGGGTGATTTTACGCGCCAGCCAGAAGTAAATTTTTGTCACTACAAGGAGCAAGTAAACATGCATTTGCATTAGAGTTAGGGCGCTTATGACCAAAAATACAAGTTTGAGCAAAATGACACCTACTTAAGACAAGGGAAGTCAGctgatttcttttcttctctagCAGCTTGTAACTACTCAGTTCGGTACAAATATATCGATAAGTTAAAACTTCGATAAAAAGATCCCTTGACAAGTAGGACAATTAAAGTCACTTCCCTTAACTTGCAATACTTCTAATTAACATACAACGTACCACCATATTACATGAGTCATTGACCACAGCGAATCAGAGTCTACTTGAAACCCTTGTCTATATATAGAGAATAAAACATATACTTACTacttcaagaaaaaataaaaaccccTTGCTTCATTTGTAGTGTACACTTAGCAGATTCCGTCAGCTTTACTCGCAGTTCATGATGGCAAGCTCAtcaaatcaagttcaattccgTGAATGCTATCAGAACTGGATGATTCAACAACAAGAACTTCTCGAAGAGCTCATACAAGTGTACAACCAAAACTCCAATGACGAACAAGAACTTTGCTGTGTCATCCACAAACTCGTCGAACACTATGAAAATTATACTGATAGAAGAGCCCAACTTGCAATAGACGATGCTCCATGCCTTTTCTCACCAACGTGGTGTACTTCCATCGAGAATTCGTATTTTTGGCTCGGGGGTTGCAGACCCTCGTTAATGATTCGACTCGTTTACTCGCTCTGTGGTTCACAACTTGAGTCACAACTCACTGAGTTTTTACAAGGAGTGAGAAAAGGTAACATAGGTGAGTTATCAGCAAGTCAACTTAGTCTTGTCAGTGAGTTGCAGTGTAGAACagtaggagaagaagagaagcttTCAAAGAAAATGGCTAGTTTACAAGAGAATATAGCCGATTATCCACTCACTAGGCTTGCTAACAACTCATCAGACGTTTCAGATACTGAGTCCCATATTGAGCAAGTGGATCATGCTTTGGATTCACACTCTAAAGAGCTGGCTAGTATTTTAGTTGACTCAGATAAGTTGAGGATGAATACTTTAAGAGAAGTTATAGGCATCTTGACACCATTCCAAGCTGTGGATTTTCTGATTGCTGGGAAGAAACTTCATCTTTGTATGCATCAATGGGGCCAAAGGAGGGATCATCGCCATGGAAGGACATAAGTAATCGAAACGCATACATATGATGATGTGTTAAGCTAGGCACGTGTTTGTTTGCATGTGCAGTTCACTAGGAGAGAAAGAACTGCGTCGTTTTCTGCTTTAGCAAGTGTGTgtagtttttgattttgttttggagTCGCAGCGCTGTCCTTACTGCAATTAGCTTGTGTCGTTTAGATGTGCAACGTAAATAAAACCGGAGGTGTTTATGTACGTTCAGCACCAAAGATGGCCGCTCCATCCAAATATCCACAATGCACATCCcattcttatttcttttcttgatGAGAAAGGTTTTTCCTATTTCTCATCCCTACTTTTCCTATTTATCATCCCTTCACAATTTCTAAAATCATTTTActtttcaaatttagtttttcCTAAGTACCACTTACAAGAGTCAACAAACTTTGACCAGACTATTACCATTTTTATTTATCCTCTTGTTCATCAATCTCACGTTTTCACCCAACAGAACAAAAATTCATCAAGTTAAAATACTAGGTTCCTTACCGATCATTATCATAACATacctattttttattttctatcgcTTGATTCTCTGAGACGATTAATGCGATTAATACTTAACCCACTTATCATCACTGATGTTCAATCTGTAACCTCATTTTAAAAATATCCCAAGAACTAGTCATCCAGCTAAAGACGATTATTAATGGACGGTTACTAATAATCTCAGTTGGACAACAAATAATGGCAGTGACAAGTTCTAACCGGTAAGATAGAGTTATTCAATGAGAAACAAGCCGGTCCAAAGTGAACGATTAGTTGGTCATGAATTTAAACAAGAATTCCAacatataatcatacacttagaaaattaaattaggtttagttttgaacttgttttgtgatttgattttgcGTTAATCCGTTACTTTCATAGGAGGCATTTTTAGAGacaaaaccaaaaactaaaaacaaattttttttaaaatgggTCGAAGGTGGCAGTGATCATCGTGGAGGTGGATTAGAAGAAGCGGTCGTAGGGGGAGAAGAAGTTGCATTGTAGCttaattaggtttttttctttATTGGGTGCAAATAAAATGTCAAACATATAGTATTTAGGATATGTGAGAATACTTGTGGGTGGTACTTAGGATTATTGGGGATGGGAATTAAGGTAGATGGGAAATAGGGAAAATGGAGATAGGAAATAAGGAAAACCATGAGAAATTGACTCAATtacccaaatatttttaaatcatggTTCTATGGactagtaaaaattagtatgggtgaaatggacaccaaaaaaatagcaagaatgattctggattcatcctggcttaaacttaaaaaatagcgagggcgaaactggatgcatcctgatgtaaattagaaATAAAAAAATCGTATTTGAAATTGGGtaagatgaaattgtttacatcctagctgtttttacattctcgtccatttaaacagtatcaaattttacgtgtcttttcacccaggaattgttgttattgggttaattgatcaattttgtttttttaattgggGATGAAAATAGCATTTCGACATTTTGCTAATCAATCAAATAACATAGTTTTGAAATACCGAATCTAAAAGATTATTGGTATTAGTCTAATTTTATAACCCTTTTGATTTTCCTCATGTCTTTTCTTCTCGAAAAGGTAACAGGGGAGGAGATGGTAAGTCTCCCACTAACTTCAAAGGATAATGATGGTTTCGCAGCAGCTCCTGCTCCCTGAGGCTACTGATGGCAGGCCAGTCTACTGCAAATGGAATAATCTACCTAACTACTGCGCAAAATAGATATGCCGGCCTCATTCGCACTCGACATGCCTCATTGGCACCCAAGTACATAATCACACAACGAGAGTATGCACTCCCAAGCAGTCATAATACACACCCATTTATATATGCGCATGCATGCACTTCTAAGCAGCAGTTATAGTGCCCACCCATTTATGCACATCTCTGTAACAACAAATCTGACAGCTTAAAGATGCATGCTCATTGTCGAGTGCATGATAACATTAATCTTATAGCAAACAATATCTATTACGGAAaattggtcatttgtccaaatatttttaaaccacggttcaaatggacgagtaaaaaatagtttgggtgaaatggccaaaaaaaaaataataaggatgaaaccagcttaaatttaaaaaatagcaaggatgaaactggatacatcctgtgtaaattaaaaataagaaaaaatatttgaaaatggtcaCGATGacactggttacatcctgcctatttttacatttttgtccatttaaactgtATCAAAAtataactgtccatttcacccaagaattgttgattttggtctttttaaccaattttgtgtatctaTTAGGAGTAATTAAAGGGTAAAAAATGACAAGATTTTTGAAAGAAGCTCGAGCAGTTGATtgagcaaaaaaaacaaaaaataatgctTAGAAAGTAATTAACAGTTAGCAACGGCTATCTGATCAGAAACATTTGAAAAATAAGGTTTACTTTGCTCTATTTTAAGTGTATTTGCCCTTCTGAAAAACAACACTTGCACCCTAATTAGAGAAAGAACTTACAATATACAAAATTTATCTTCATTTCCTGTTAAGATAGCAGTAATGAAGTGGTGCCATGGTTCTCTGCATGGGGTATCATTAATTATGCTTTCGGTAcccaatgagaaaacaaaattcaTGATGTGTACGTAAATAAATCATCCATCTATTGAGTCCCTGATTCACTTCACTTACTGTATTTCTGATTACATACAGCCAAACCAGCAATCACATGGGTCATGACTACAACGATGCTCTTGTCTTGTTGAAACTTGAAACCCTTGTCTATAGATATAGATTAAGCATACACTTCGTGTGCACTTAGAAGATTCCGTCAAACTTTTCTCGCGGTTCATGATGGCAAGCTCATCGGATCAAGTTCAACTCCTTGAATACTATCAGAACTGGATGCTtgaacaacaacaacttcttcaagAGCTTTTACAAGTGCGCAACCAAAACCCAAATGACGAGCAAGAACTTTGTTGTATCATCGAAAAACTCGTCAAACACTTTCAAGAGTATACAAATAGAAGAGCCCAACTTGCAGTAGACAAAGCTTCATCCATTTTCTCACCTACGTGGTGTACTTCCATTGAGAATTCGTACCTATGGTTCGGGGGTTGCagatagagctggcaaacgggcgggacgggtctggtttgtgaccaacccgcgggttacgggttaatacaagcctgagctcgcgggttgaaattcttcacgggtggtcatttatcccacccgtgcccgtcccgggtaaagctcgcgggttcacgggtgttcacgggttacctggtttttgttgagtcaactcgtcagaaatcgatttctggcatatttccttccacattcagGGCATCTAAAGTTTCTTTCCTACAAGCTACAACCTAAGTATCTAACATTCATTCAATTCATTTGgtatatcaattcaaaaactcaaaattgcaaaactaaacaaaTTAGTCTTCTTAAAGAAACACAGACACAGTCACACAGATACTATCATAGTATCATACCTTCATACTAGACTTACTTtactagtcattagtagtttactttagtacttaagtactttagttacagttacacagtacttcatcagttcatgatgataattgataaataatgaaaataaacttCCGAGATCGAGACTGTAGATACCATTGTTTCTaatttgtatcaccaagtgcgacaatatcacaatattaataaccacttcctgcacaaaatatatattgtgtggttaatcaaaaaaagtgttaactatcaaaaaaagtgttaactatcaaaaaaacatctccaatctcttttctatgcaATATTTGGAGATACTGGTAAGTGATAAAacattctcatcatcatcatcttgaccgTCACCACTCATAACATCGTTGTAATGGTCTGGTTATGGTAActcttgttcttgtacacttgacatcgtGAAATGGATGGAGCCACAAAGAACAAGTCAAAGAGTCATTCAGAGAATCAGAAACGTGAAAAACTGGCaatgtaaagaaaagaaaaaaaaatcaactgtcTATTGAAACCTAACCATATTTCAGAAATTCTAAATCTGTTGTAAGTATTTATACAATTCTTCTTCTAAGCATAATGCTCTGATGGTGGTGGTGCTATTTATGTTGCTGGCTGTGTTGGTGACTAAGAAGTATAGACTACCAATCTATTGAGAATTTGTCACTTGTATGAGTTGTTTGTGTAAAAGCTATCTTCATCAGGTGTATCATTGATTTCTAAGAGAAAGAGACATCACAGAACAAATTGACCTACCAGTCTCGTACCTAATAGTTCATCATATATAAACCTAATGTCAATGAAATTCAGACCTCAAATTCCACTACTGATATAGTCGAATATTCCAACCAAATCATACAGCTAAACACAACATTGAAGAATAACTTGAACTGAAAAAGATGCAGTAACTGATAGCAATAACAACACATGGAGGCAAAAGGACTCACTCTCTCCCCAGTAGATTTAATCAAAGATGGTGCTTGATGTCCCCCCTGAGTTCCATGGAAAGGTTACAAATGAGATTTTGTTCATCACTAAACAGTAATTAAGTTGCATAACAGAGAGACAAGAGTATTCAGATAAATTGTGGGGGACAAATCGATAAACACAACCAAAATTACCAATTAAAGAATCTAAATATCCTATGTGCAAACTACAGCAGAGATTACCAACAATAAAATTAGAATTGGGGAAAAAAGGCTAGTATTTCATCTGCTGGTATGAGTATTCTCGGTAGACTGGATGAATAAAAAAAGTAAAGGGGTTAGATTTAAGAAATTAACAATTGATTaccaaaacccatgttttattttgatgatatttacgagaaaagaaaagaaaacttactTTT
This is a stretch of genomic DNA from Papaver somniferum cultivar HN1 chromosome 1, ASM357369v1, whole genome shotgun sequence. It encodes these proteins:
- the LOC113315411 gene encoding protein DELAY OF GERMINATION 1-like produces the protein MASSSNQVQFRECYQNWMIQQQELLEELIQVYNQNSNDEQELCCVIHKLVEHYENYTDRRAQLAIDDAPCLFSPTWCTSIENSYFWLGGCRPSLMIRLVYSLCGSQLESQLTEFLQGVRKGNIGELSASQLSLVSELQCRTVGEEEKLSKKMASLQENIADYPLTRLANNSSDVSDTESHIEQVDHALDSHSKELASILVDSDKLRMNTLREVIGILTPFQAVDFLIAGKKLHLCMHQWGQRRDHRHGRT